The genomic segment GATCTTCCAATTTTTTGTGCCAACTTTTTCACCACTGCTACCACAAATATAGTTGTGTTGTAAGCAGTCCTTTTTCTTGTGGTTTTTTAATTGATAACACTATGCTCTCGGTATGTTTCAGACTTCCTCTCGTGGTCTTTATCTCTACAAAAGGCTTTATTTGTTCAATTGTAATATTCATATTTTTCTCTATAGTTTTCAAGATTGTGGAATTTACTTGCACTAACACTTTGTTAGATCAAGTACTACTGAATCTGTAGAAAAGTAGAGCTGCTCTGCTACAAGTTGAAAATCCAGTAAAATTTATTGctctttaattaaattaaactaaTTCATCACTATGATACGGCATTTTCTACGGCGAGATTCAAAATTGAAAGTAGGATCATAAATATCTGACTCCGAAAGTAAGAAGTTTGAATAGTTtctttaaattatcaaattaccTTTCTGAGAGGCAAGCATATAATGATTCCTGAAATCTTGCTTAAATTGATTTCATTTCATGGGCGATATATGCAATTTGAGAATGTTATATGTTTTGCATGCAGTTTTTTGGTCTATTTATGAAACGAATAATTACAGTTTATGTTGACTGCACGTGTTTGATAATTTAGTTTTATTCTGAATATCAGACAAAATTTTGTTGCATTAGCAAATTCCTTGGCCATTTTCAGGGACCTCAACCCATTACATGATGTTATTAGTAAAAAAGATTACAAGGAGAAGTACTATAAACATTTAATTACTCTTGGTCTTGAGTATGCTGAGGTGGGCAAGTTCAACATTTACTAGCTACGATTCAGTTGCAAAGTTCCTTGTGTATTATATTTTTCAGCCACCTAAAATGAAATATGGTGATTTAGCACTGATTTCATGCAGCTTTTACCCTGGGGAGGAAAGATTACGCCTGAATCTTTGAAATTTTTCTCACCAATTGTCATATGGACCAAATTTTCTCCTTGCCAAGACAAGCACCATGCTTTATATTCCGCTTTCAAGGATTATCTCACGGTACTTCTCgatgtttttaaataatttttgtgatatatatatatatgtatacattgAAAACTTGGATAATGGTGGTTAAGGAGGATGTCATAGATCTTGGTTTCAGAGATGACACGTGGGAAAATCGCTTAGTTTGGAGAACTAATATCCGTATAGCCGATCCCGTAACTAGCGGGAATGTGTTTTGATGATAACGACAACGACaatatatgtatacattgttaaACTGAAATTTTGGATGTTTAAAGTGTTGGCCTTTGTGATTATTTCCTTCTTGCCTCGTAGTCATGGCTGAAACTCATGGAGCGGGCATCTGGGGAAACCGAAATCTCTCAAATTATTATCAATCTTGAATGGCAACATAGATATCTTACCTGGAGAGCAGAAAAGGTCTGTGTAACAGTTGTTTCTTTAGGCGATCGTGTTTTTCCTAGCCATTTTTGTAGACTTGGACAAAGTTGATTGTGTTTGATGGTTGCATGTTGATTATTAATAAACGCCCCACTATCTTTTGTGGCTGTTAATATGGCAAATCAATCAAAACTCATCGCTTGTTGTATTGTACGACTTAAAGGATTTGGTATACATTGTTTTTATCAGCTATCAGTTTTTGTACTACTTTTGATAGAATCATTTTTCCAGTTACCAAAGAAAATGTGTCATTACATTGTTATTATCTGCTATCAATTTTTATACTGCTTTTGATAGGATAGTTTTTTCAGTTACCAAAGAAAATGTGTTGTTGAGAGATTCAGTTGTAATGCCGTGTAGATTCGGCTAAGTTAATTTGATAGGATAGCTTTTATGCATGACCTTCGACTCTCAATCTCCAAATAGatgttttcttaaaaaaaaaaacagactTTATTAGTAAATATCTTCAGCTGTACTTCAAAATTCACCAGCATGGGAGATTTTGTCGACGGTATATATGGCTTCCATTACATTGtgggaaaaataaatttaatgttTCAAGCCTTTCATTACGAGTCAAAGCCGAGTATTTCCTGATTAGTCGCACGTGAAATCCTATAATTTTACCGCCTGTAGACACTTTTCAACCCAAATTTTATGAGCTCTTAGGTGTGAAGAACGCATCTGAATTTGTTTTGTACCAAAAGTGTCAATTGCCAAGTTTACGATATTATTTGAACAAATAAGCAAAACATGTGTGTTCGATGGTGCTTTTTGAAGGAAACTCTGATGAACTTTCTGAAAATTCAGGATCCAGGTCATCAAGTTCTGAGAAGATTAATCGGGGAGACTCTTGCTAAGGTATCAACTTATGATCATTAGCATCAAATTCTCCATGATTTTTATTTAGTAGATGAGACATCTTAACTTGCTTAGTCACTTTACTGTTTAGGAAATTATCAGGAGTTTTCTCTTCAATGGAGTAGATGACATGGGAAACAAAACGTTTCTTGATTATTTCCCAGAGTACAAGTGTGATGATGGGACAGTAAATCAGAAGCGCAGTATGATTGGAAAGTCATTCGAAATTCGTCCATGGGATGCAAAAGGAGAGTTCATCAATAACACCTTAACTATAAAGTTTGTTTTACACATCTTCGACATAGAAGACTTCGGTGTGTCTGCCAAGTAATGTTGATGTCACAAATTTTTGTACTGTTAGTTTGTACATATATGCTAGGGATAATGCACAAAATCATCCCTATTGTTTGCTTGATGTCCCGATTTAGTCCCCAATGTATTCATTGTGCCAAAATCATCCTTATACTTTTGATTTATGACCCAAATTCTTCCCTTCCGTTGGCCGTGCTTTAAATTTAACGGACTTGATAGTATTCATGTTCTAAGCCCCATGTTATATTTT from the Primulina tabacum isolate GXHZ01 chromosome 8, ASM2559414v2, whole genome shotgun sequence genome contains:
- the LOC142554202 gene encoding phytochromobilin:ferredoxin oxidoreductase, chloroplastic translates to MASFSCCTSTSAFRKCTGVHSMVRPGESFSYRKFIHFALEETNKYTDLKPSILQENYNWLTAVDGKAQLQMHAFESPKIRLLRSLSIEGSDGLQVLDFAVFPRPEFDLPIFCANFFTTATTNIVVLDLNPLHDVISKKDYKEKYYKHLITLGLEYAELLPWGGKITPESLKFFSPIVIWTKFSPCQDKHHALYSAFKDYLTSWLKLMERASGETEISQIIINLEWQHRYLTWRAEKDPGHQVLRRLIGETLAKEIIRSFLFNGVDDMGNKTFLDYFPEYKCDDGTVNQKRSMIGKSFEIRPWDAKGEFINNTLTIKFVLHIFDIEDFGVSAK